In the Streptomyces fradiae ATCC 10745 = DSM 40063 genome, GACGTTGGCGTTGTTGTGCTCGCGGCCGAGGGCGGCGGTCTGCTCGCTCCAGGCGAGGGCGGCACGGACGCCCTTCACCTTGTTCGCCGCGATCTGCTCGCCGTTGCCCGAGCCGCCGATGACGACACCCAGGGAGCCGGGGTCGGCGGCGGTCCGCTCGGCGGCGCGCAGGCAGAACGGCGGGTAGTCGTCCTGGGCGTCGTAGATGTGGGGTCCGCAGTCGACGGGCTCATGGCCGTGGGCCTTCAGCCACTCGACGAGGTGGTTCTTGAGTTCGTAGCCGGCATGGTCCGAGCCGAGGTACACGCGCATGGCTCCGAGTGTGACACGGCGGGCGCGCGGGCCGCCGCCGGGGTGCGCCGGGAGGGCGGCGCACCGGGGCCGAGGGGGCGGGCGCGTGCGGGCCCGCCCGGGTGGGGACGGCGCGCGCGGCGGTCCGGGCCGGGAAGGCTTCCGGGGGCCGCGGGGATACGTGTTGAATACACGGGCTCGCGATCCGAGCACCCGAGAAAGCTGAGGAACTGCCCATGAACACCCAGACGGACCTCGCGGAGGAAGGCGGAAGGGCCGGCGAACCCGGTACTCCGCAGTCCGCCGACGGTCTCAAGGCGGGGCTCAAGAACCGCCACCTGTCCATGATCGCCATCGGCGGCGTGATCGGCGCCGGCCTCTTCGT is a window encoding:
- a CDS encoding ribose-5-phosphate isomerase, with translation MRVYLGSDHAGYELKNHLVEWLKAHGHEPVDCGPHIYDAQDDYPPFCLRAAERTAADPGSLGVVIGGSGNGEQIAANKVKGVRAALAWSEQTAALGREHNNANVVAVGARMHTLEEATKFVEIFLATPYSGDERHTRRIEMLAAYETTGDLPPIPAHHPQQD